A genomic stretch from Candidatus Dadabacteria bacterium includes:
- the mutS gene encoding DNA mismatch repair protein MutS, which produces MSLQTPLMSQYLSVKKEYPDAILFFRLGDFYEMFYDDAKTASEILGIALTSRDRSKKNPVPLCGVPFHSAEPHISKLLASGKKVAVCEQVSDQKKTKGLVDRKVVRVLTPGAVLDSENLESKSNNFLACVAEEKDGFGLSFCDISTGEFRTSFFRSPEDLISEIASIDPREILVPDSDAEPPWLKPLLDANPCTLVTKVDSWKWEFERCREILTDGFSVLTLEAFEIEKELGCVRACGVLFDYLRETQKDFMPEVEFPKYYDTVDYMKIDEWTARNLELRSSIEGSLKHSLLGVMDETRSPMGARLLHRWMSYPLLDAEEIEKRQEAAGELLENLSARKDLVAALGKVGDLERLIHRIETPSARPRDLASLRDSSFYIEKLRDAMLDFSSETLASLCGRMDDFRDLRGYLEGALVEAPPVSAREGGVIREGFSPELDRLRKIQGDGRKWISELEGRERERTGIANLKIGYNRVFGYYIEVTNSKLSSVPEDYSRRQTLSGSERFISPELKEYEEQILTAAERIAELEASLFEEVRKQAAVEAPRVKATAAVVAETDVFCSMGEIASRYGYCRPEFVPRPAIELKDSRHPVVERMGLERGFVPNDVTLDSEDKRFMIITGPNMSGKSTLIRQVALISLMAQMGSFVPARTARLGIVDRIFSRVGASDNLTAGRSTFMVEMVETAHILQNATPRSLVILDEIGRGTSTFDGMSIAWAVSEYLYDLGPLTLFATHYHELSNLADVKPGITNSNVAVKEEGGEILFLRKLVPGATSHSYGIQVARLAGVPAKVLNSARKVLFSLEKFKAGLSQSMLGGQLLLFDTEGDGESEAAFRKEELLTDDLATLDPMNMTPMEALEKLIELSEKAKK; this is translated from the coding sequence ATGAGTTTACAGACCCCTCTTATGAGTCAGTATCTAAGCGTAAAGAAGGAGTATCCGGACGCAATACTTTTTTTCAGGCTCGGGGATTTCTACGAAATGTTCTACGACGACGCGAAAACCGCGTCGGAAATACTCGGAATAGCGCTCACCTCAAGGGACCGTTCGAAGAAAAACCCGGTGCCCCTCTGCGGCGTTCCCTTCCACAGTGCCGAGCCCCACATATCGAAGCTTCTCGCAAGCGGAAAGAAGGTGGCGGTCTGCGAACAGGTAAGTGACCAGAAGAAAACAAAAGGGCTCGTGGACAGAAAGGTCGTCAGGGTTCTTACTCCCGGAGCAGTTCTTGACTCGGAGAACCTCGAATCGAAAAGCAACAATTTCCTCGCGTGCGTGGCCGAGGAAAAAGACGGCTTCGGGCTTTCCTTCTGCGACATCTCGACAGGGGAGTTCAGGACATCCTTTTTCCGCTCGCCTGAAGACCTTATCTCGGAAATTGCCAGTATCGACCCAAGGGAAATTCTGGTCCCGGATTCCGACGCGGAACCTCCTTGGCTTAAACCCCTGCTTGACGCAAATCCCTGTACGCTCGTAACGAAGGTTGATTCCTGGAAGTGGGAATTCGAGAGATGCAGGGAAATTCTCACTGATGGTTTCTCGGTTCTTACTCTCGAAGCCTTTGAGATCGAAAAAGAGCTTGGATGTGTCCGTGCCTGTGGGGTGCTTTTCGATTACCTCCGGGAAACGCAGAAGGACTTCATGCCGGAGGTAGAGTTCCCCAAGTACTACGACACGGTCGACTACATGAAAATAGACGAGTGGACCGCGAGGAACCTCGAGCTTCGAAGTTCAATTGAAGGATCCCTTAAGCACTCGCTGCTCGGCGTAATGGACGAGACCCGCTCTCCAATGGGAGCGAGGCTACTTCACCGCTGGATGAGCTACCCCCTGCTTGACGCAGAAGAGATAGAGAAAAGGCAGGAAGCCGCGGGGGAATTGCTTGAAAACCTTTCCGCGAGAAAAGATCTCGTGGCGGCGCTCGGGAAAGTCGGGGATCTTGAGAGGCTGATCCACAGGATCGAGACCCCTTCCGCAAGACCCAGGGATCTTGCATCGCTTCGGGATTCCTCGTTTTACATAGAAAAACTCCGCGACGCTATGTTGGATTTTAGTTCAGAAACCCTTGCGTCGCTTTGCGGGAGGATGGATGACTTCCGAGACCTCCGCGGTTACTTGGAGGGCGCCCTTGTTGAGGCGCCGCCAGTTTCCGCGCGGGAGGGAGGGGTTATAAGGGAAGGATTCTCCCCCGAGCTTGACCGGCTGCGCAAGATCCAGGGCGACGGGCGGAAATGGATATCCGAGCTTGAGGGGCGGGAGAGGGAGAGAACGGGGATAGCCAACCTAAAGATCGGGTACAACAGGGTATTCGGCTACTACATCGAGGTTACAAACTCCAAGCTTTCTTCGGTACCCGAGGATTACTCAAGAAGACAGACCCTTTCGGGAAGCGAACGCTTCATCTCCCCCGAACTTAAGGAATACGAAGAGCAGATACTCACCGCGGCGGAGCGTATAGCCGAGCTTGAGGCCTCGCTTTTCGAGGAGGTGCGAAAGCAGGCGGCCGTCGAGGCCCCGCGCGTAAAGGCCACGGCGGCCGTGGTCGCGGAGACAGACGTTTTCTGCTCCATGGGAGAGATTGCGTCGCGCTACGGTTACTGCAGGCCGGAATTTGTCCCGCGCCCCGCAATCGAACTCAAAGACTCCCGCCACCCTGTGGTCGAGAGGATGGGCCTTGAGAGGGGGTTCGTTCCGAACGACGTCACCCTCGATTCAGAGGACAAGCGCTTCATGATCATCACGGGGCCCAACATGTCCGGCAAGTCGACTCTCATAAGGCAGGTGGCTCTCATATCGCTGATGGCCCAGATGGGAAGCTTCGTTCCGGCCCGGACGGCAAGGCTCGGGATAGTCGACCGTATTTTTTCAAGGGTGGGGGCGTCTGATAATCTCACTGCGGGACGCTCAACTTTCATGGTCGAGATGGTTGAGACTGCGCACATACTGCAAAACGCCACCCCGAGGAGCCTCGTCATACTTGATGAGATCGGGCGGGGCACGAGCACCTTTGACGGGATGAGCATAGCGTGGGCGGTTTCAGAGTATCTCTACGACTTGGGGCCCCTTACTCTTTTTGCCACCCACTACCACGAGCTGTCGAACCTGGCGGACGTAAAGCCCGGGATCACCAACTCCAACGTAGCGGTAAAGGAGGAGGGAGGGGAGATACTGTTTCTCCGCAAGCTTGTCCCGGGAGCCACAAGCCACAGCTACGGAATACAGGTGGCTCGCCTTGCCGGGGTTCCCGCGAAGGTTCTTAATTCCGCGAGGAAGGTTCTTTTTTCCCTTGAGAAATTCAAGGCCGGGCTTTCCCAGTCGATGCTAGGCGGGCAGCTTCTTCTTTTCGATACTGAAGGGGACGGAGAATCCGAGGCCGCGTTTAGGAAGGAAGAGCTTCTCACGGATGATCTTGCA